One part of the Glycine soja cultivar W05 chromosome 11, ASM419377v2, whole genome shotgun sequence genome encodes these proteins:
- the LOC114376223 gene encoding probable LRR receptor-like serine/threonine-protein kinase RFK1 isoform X1 produces the protein MGVANFSVFLLIISLSFFQLLRISESKLPKEEVDALKEIVSTMGATYWKFDADSCNIEMVGVTLEPPDESERRIGCDCSFEDGTVCHVVNMTLKRLSLPGILPPQLAKLPFLRFVDFAYNCFTGTIPEEWASLNLTSISLLVNRLSGEIPKHLGNITSLTYLMLEANQFSGDVPTELGKLINLQTLVLSSNQLTGSFPPSLAGLQNLTDFRISNNNFTGTIPNFIQNWQQLKRLEMHGSGLEGPIPSNISLLNNLEQLRISDIESPSQDFPFLGNMAGLITLVLRNCNLSGVIPSYIWTMMALENLDVSFNMLVGQIPAVISARRLRYIYLTGNILSGNIPNSVLKDGSSIDLSYNNFTWQDDDQPACQDSIRNLNLNLFRSSIKENKLEEYVPCSKNFICPRYSSCLHVNCGGKDVNVKDDKGENLYVGDDVQGGTATYFYSSNDHWGFSSTGDFMDDFDGQNIRYTVSSPSSNMPELYKTARISPITLTYFHNCMENGNYTVNLHFAEIQFTNDKTFRSLGKRIFDIYVQGKLIRKNFDIENETNVAEKPLVLPIYNISITNNVLEIRFYWAGKGTTRIPDVGVYGLLVSAFSVVSNSRVCSNGEKKVSVSIIIAIVVGALCLVLFTSGFIWWKWKGFFRGKLRRAGTKDRDTQAGNFSLEQIRVATDDFSSANKIGEGGFGPVYKGQLLDGTFIAVKQLSSKSRQGNREFINEIGLISCVQHPNLVKLYGYCAEGEQLLLVYEYLENNSLARVLFGSENKQLKLDWPTRFRICIGIAKGLAFLHDESRFKIVHRDIKASNVLLDDKLNPKISDFGLAKLDEAEKTHISTRVAGTIGYMAPEYALWGYLTDKADVYSFGVVALEIVSGKSNNNYLPDDGSVCLLDRACQLNQTRNLMELIDERLGPDLNKMEVEKVVKIGLLCSNASPTLRPTMSEVVNMLEGHADIPDVIPEPSTYNDDLRFKALRNLHQYQSKQSLSGNQSQSSMTHTFTSASGGNTHTTSYIEDHSSVDSS, from the exons ATGGGGGTTGCCAATTTCTCTGTCTTCCTACTTATTATTTCTCTAAGTTTCTTCCAGTTGCTGAGAATTTCTGAATCAAAATTACCCAAAGAAGAAG TTGATGCTCTTAAAGAAATTGTGAGCACAATGGGTGCGACATATTGGAAGTTTGATGCTGATTCCTGCAATATTGAAATGGTTGGAGTAACACTAGAACCACCAGATGAATCAGAGAGAAGAATTGGTTGTGATTGCAGTTTTGAAGACGGCACTGTCTGTCATGTTGTGAACAT GACTCTCAAGCGCCTTAGTCTACCGGGCATACTCCCACCTCAACTGGCCAAGCTACCTTTTCTCCGATTTGT AGATTTTGCTTACAATTGCTTCACCGGCACAATTCCAGAGGAATGGGCTTCTCTGAACCTAACTTCAAT CTCTCTTCTTGTGAATCGGTTATCTGGGGAAATTCCGAAGCATCTAGGAAATATTACTTCTCTCACATACCT GATGCTCGAAGCAAACCAATTTTCTGGTGATGTTCCAACTGAGCTTGGGAAACTAATCAACTTGCAGACCTT GGTTCTGTCATCCAATCAATTGACTGGGAGCTTTCCACCTTCACTTGCAGGACTACAAAACTTGACCGACTT TAGAATAAGTAATAACAATTTTACTGGAACCATACCAAATTTTATACAGAATTGGCAACAACTCAAAAGACT AGAAATGCATGGAAGTGGACTAGAGGGACCCATTCCATCAAATATCTCTCTCTTGAATAACTTAGAACAGCT AAGAATCAGTGATATAGAAAGTCCTAGCCAGGACTTTCCTTTTCTGGGGAACATGGCAGGCTTGATTACTTT GGTTTTAAGGAATTGTAACTTATCTGGTGTGATACCTTCATATATCTGGACGATGATGGCTTTGGAGAATTT ggATGTCAGTTTTAACATGCTTGTTGGGCAAATTCCAGCAGTTATAAGTGCAAGGCGTCTAAGATATAT CTACCTAACAGGTAATATTCTTAGTGGCAATATACCAAATTCAGTCCTGAAGGACGGAAGTAGCAT TGATCTTTCATACAACAACTTTACTTGGCAAGATGATGACCAGCCTGCTTGTCAGGACAGCAT TAGGAacttgaatctgaatttgttcAGAAGCTCGATTAAGGAGAATAAGTT AGAGGAGTATGTTCCTTGCTCCAAGAATTTCATCTGTCCACGGT ATTCAAGTTGTTTACATGTTAACTGTGGAGGGAAGGatgtaaatgtaaaagatgataaaggaGAAAACCTTTATGTGGGAGATGATGTTCAGGGTGGCACTGCAACTTATTTCTACAGTTCCAATGATCACTGGGGATTTAGTAGCACCGGAgactttatggatgatttcgaTGGCCAGAACATACGTTACACAGTATCATCTCCATCTTCAAATATGCCTGAATTATACAAAACAGCACGTATATCTCCAATTACACTTACTTATTTCCATAATTGCATGGAAAATGGGAACTATACTGTAAACCTCCATTTTGCTGAGATACAGTTTACAAATGATAAAACATTTAGAAGTCTTGGGAAGCGCATATTTGATATCTATGTTCAG GGAAAACTGATTCGCAAAAATTTTGATATAGAGAATGAGACAAATGTTGCTGAGAAACCACTGGTACTGCCTATATACAATATCAGCATTACAAATAATGTCTTGGAGATTCGGTTCTACTGGGCTGGAAAAGGAACTACTAGAATTCCGGATGTTGGAGTTTATGGTCTCCTTGTATCAGCTTTTTCTGTGGTTTCAA ATTCTAGAGTTTGCTCAAATGGAGAAAAGAAAGTTTCTGTTTCTATAATAATTGCAATTGTAGTTGGTGCTCTATGCTTAGTGCTGTTTACATCTGGATTCATTTGGTGGAAGTGGAAAGGCTTTTTCAGAGGGAAACTGCGAAGGGCAG GTACAAAAGATAGAGATACTCAGGCAGGCAATTTTAGCTTGGAGCAGATCAGAGTTGCTACTGATGACTTCTCTTCTGCTAATAAGATTGGGGAAGGTGGTTTTGGTCCTGTATACAAG GGTCAATTGCTAGATGGTACTTTTATAGCGGTCAAGCAACTGTCATCAAAATCACGGCAGGGAAATCGtgaatttataaatgaaataggCTTGATATCTTGTGTGCAACACCCTAACCTTGTAAAGCTTTATGGATATTGTGCTGAAGGAGAACAACTCTTGCTGGTATATGAGTACTTGGAAAATAACAGCCTTGCCCGAGTTTTATTTG GTAGTGAAAACAAGCAGCTTAAATTGGACTGGCCCACGAGGTTTAGGATTTGCATTGGCATAGCAAAAGGTTTAGCATTTCTACATGATGAGTCAAGATTCAAGATAGTTCACAGAGATATCAAGGCTTCTAATGTGTTACTCGATGACAAATTGAATCCAAAGATATCTGACTTTGGCTTGGCTAAGCTTGATGAAGCAGAGAAGACGCATATCAGCACCCGAGTTGCTGGGACTAT AGGATATATGGCACCAGAATATGCATTATGGGGCTACCTTACTGACAAGGCTGATGTTTACAGTTTTGGAGTTGTGGCATTAGAAATTGTTAGTGGGAAAAGCAATAACAATTATTTACCAGATGATGGAAGTGTTTGTCTTTTGGATCGG GCATGTCAGTTAAACCAAACTCGGAACTTGATGGAGCTGATTGATGAAAGGTTGGGGCCAGACCTTAATAAAATGGAAGTAGAAAAGGTGGTCAAAATAGGTCTCCTGTGCTCAAATGCTTCTCCAACACTTAGGCCTACAATGTCTGAAGTAGTGAATATGCTTGAAGGACATGCAGATATTCCTGATGTAATCCCAGAACCAAGTACCTACAATGATGATTTAAGGTTCAAAGCCTTAAGGAATCTCCATCAATATCAATCAAAACAGAGTTTGAGTGGAAACCAGAGCCAGAGTTCAATGACACATACATTCACCTCAGCATCTGGTGGTAATACTCACACTACTAGTTATATTGAGGATCATAGTTCAGTTGACAGTAGTTAG
- the LOC114376223 gene encoding probable LRR receptor-like serine/threonine-protein kinase RFK1 isoform X3 yields MGVANFSVFLLIISLSFFQLLRISESKLPKEEVDALKEIVSTMGATYWKFDADSCNIEMVGVTLEPPDESERRIGCDCSFEDGTVCHVVNMTLKRLSLPGILPPQLAKLPFLRFVDFAYNCFTGTIPEEWASLNLTSISLLVNRLSGEIPKHLGNITSLTYLMLEANQFSGDVPTELGKLINLQTLVLSSNQLTGSFPPSLAGLQNLTDFRISNNNFTGTIPNFIQNWQQLKRLEMHGSGLEGPIPSNISLLNNLEQLRISDIESPSQDFPFLGNMAGLITLVLRNCNLSGVIPSYIWTMMALENLDVSFNMLVGQIPAVISARRLRYIYLTGNILSGNIPNSVLKDGSSIDLSYNNFTWQDDDQPACQDSIRNLNLNLFRSSIKENKLEEYVPCSKNFICPRYSSCLHVNCGGKDVNVKDDKGENLYVGDDVQGGTATYFYSSNDHWGFSSTGDFMDDFDGQNIRYTVSSPSSNMPELYKTARISPITLTYFHNCMENGNYTVNLHFAEIQFTNDKTFRSLGKRIFDIYVQGKLIRKNFDIENETNVAEKPLVLPIYNISITNNVLEIRFYWAGKGTTRIPDVGVYGLLVSAFSVVSNSRVCSNGEKKVSVSIIIAIVVGALCLVLFTSGFIWWKWKGFFRGKLRRAGTKDRDTQAGNFSLEQIRVATDDFSSANKIGEGGFGPVYKGQLLDGTFIAVKQLSSKSRQGNREFINEIGLISCVQHPNLVKLYGYCAEGEQLLLVYEYLENNSLARVLFGSENKQLKLDWPTRFRICIGIAKGLAFLHDESRFKIVHRDIKASNVLLDDKLNPKISDFGLAKLDEAEKTHISTRVAGTM; encoded by the exons ATGGGGGTTGCCAATTTCTCTGTCTTCCTACTTATTATTTCTCTAAGTTTCTTCCAGTTGCTGAGAATTTCTGAATCAAAATTACCCAAAGAAGAAG TTGATGCTCTTAAAGAAATTGTGAGCACAATGGGTGCGACATATTGGAAGTTTGATGCTGATTCCTGCAATATTGAAATGGTTGGAGTAACACTAGAACCACCAGATGAATCAGAGAGAAGAATTGGTTGTGATTGCAGTTTTGAAGACGGCACTGTCTGTCATGTTGTGAACAT GACTCTCAAGCGCCTTAGTCTACCGGGCATACTCCCACCTCAACTGGCCAAGCTACCTTTTCTCCGATTTGT AGATTTTGCTTACAATTGCTTCACCGGCACAATTCCAGAGGAATGGGCTTCTCTGAACCTAACTTCAAT CTCTCTTCTTGTGAATCGGTTATCTGGGGAAATTCCGAAGCATCTAGGAAATATTACTTCTCTCACATACCT GATGCTCGAAGCAAACCAATTTTCTGGTGATGTTCCAACTGAGCTTGGGAAACTAATCAACTTGCAGACCTT GGTTCTGTCATCCAATCAATTGACTGGGAGCTTTCCACCTTCACTTGCAGGACTACAAAACTTGACCGACTT TAGAATAAGTAATAACAATTTTACTGGAACCATACCAAATTTTATACAGAATTGGCAACAACTCAAAAGACT AGAAATGCATGGAAGTGGACTAGAGGGACCCATTCCATCAAATATCTCTCTCTTGAATAACTTAGAACAGCT AAGAATCAGTGATATAGAAAGTCCTAGCCAGGACTTTCCTTTTCTGGGGAACATGGCAGGCTTGATTACTTT GGTTTTAAGGAATTGTAACTTATCTGGTGTGATACCTTCATATATCTGGACGATGATGGCTTTGGAGAATTT ggATGTCAGTTTTAACATGCTTGTTGGGCAAATTCCAGCAGTTATAAGTGCAAGGCGTCTAAGATATAT CTACCTAACAGGTAATATTCTTAGTGGCAATATACCAAATTCAGTCCTGAAGGACGGAAGTAGCAT TGATCTTTCATACAACAACTTTACTTGGCAAGATGATGACCAGCCTGCTTGTCAGGACAGCAT TAGGAacttgaatctgaatttgttcAGAAGCTCGATTAAGGAGAATAAGTT AGAGGAGTATGTTCCTTGCTCCAAGAATTTCATCTGTCCACGGT ATTCAAGTTGTTTACATGTTAACTGTGGAGGGAAGGatgtaaatgtaaaagatgataaaggaGAAAACCTTTATGTGGGAGATGATGTTCAGGGTGGCACTGCAACTTATTTCTACAGTTCCAATGATCACTGGGGATTTAGTAGCACCGGAgactttatggatgatttcgaTGGCCAGAACATACGTTACACAGTATCATCTCCATCTTCAAATATGCCTGAATTATACAAAACAGCACGTATATCTCCAATTACACTTACTTATTTCCATAATTGCATGGAAAATGGGAACTATACTGTAAACCTCCATTTTGCTGAGATACAGTTTACAAATGATAAAACATTTAGAAGTCTTGGGAAGCGCATATTTGATATCTATGTTCAG GGAAAACTGATTCGCAAAAATTTTGATATAGAGAATGAGACAAATGTTGCTGAGAAACCACTGGTACTGCCTATATACAATATCAGCATTACAAATAATGTCTTGGAGATTCGGTTCTACTGGGCTGGAAAAGGAACTACTAGAATTCCGGATGTTGGAGTTTATGGTCTCCTTGTATCAGCTTTTTCTGTGGTTTCAA ATTCTAGAGTTTGCTCAAATGGAGAAAAGAAAGTTTCTGTTTCTATAATAATTGCAATTGTAGTTGGTGCTCTATGCTTAGTGCTGTTTACATCTGGATTCATTTGGTGGAAGTGGAAAGGCTTTTTCAGAGGGAAACTGCGAAGGGCAG GTACAAAAGATAGAGATACTCAGGCAGGCAATTTTAGCTTGGAGCAGATCAGAGTTGCTACTGATGACTTCTCTTCTGCTAATAAGATTGGGGAAGGTGGTTTTGGTCCTGTATACAAG GGTCAATTGCTAGATGGTACTTTTATAGCGGTCAAGCAACTGTCATCAAAATCACGGCAGGGAAATCGtgaatttataaatgaaataggCTTGATATCTTGTGTGCAACACCCTAACCTTGTAAAGCTTTATGGATATTGTGCTGAAGGAGAACAACTCTTGCTGGTATATGAGTACTTGGAAAATAACAGCCTTGCCCGAGTTTTATTTG GTAGTGAAAACAAGCAGCTTAAATTGGACTGGCCCACGAGGTTTAGGATTTGCATTGGCATAGCAAAAGGTTTAGCATTTCTACATGATGAGTCAAGATTCAAGATAGTTCACAGAGATATCAAGGCTTCTAATGTGTTACTCGATGACAAATTGAATCCAAAGATATCTGACTTTGGCTTGGCTAAGCTTGATGAAGCAGAGAAGACGCATATCAGCACCCGAGTTGCTGGGACTATGTAG
- the LOC114376223 gene encoding probable LRR receptor-like serine/threonine-protein kinase RFK1 isoform X2, with amino-acid sequence MGVANFSVFLLIISLSFFQLLRISESKLPKEEVDALKEIVSTMGATYWKFDADSCNIEMVGVTLEPPDESERRIGCDCSFEDGTVCHVVNMTLKRLSLPGILPPQLAKLPFLRFVDFAYNCFTGTIPEEWASLNLTSISLLVNRLSGEIPKHLGNITSLTYLMLEANQFSGDVPTELGKLINLQTLVLSSNQLTGSFPPSLAGLQNLTDFRISNNNFTGTIPNFIQNWQQLKRLEMHGSGLEGPIPSNISLLNNLEQLRISDIESPSQDFPFLGNMAGLITLVLRNCNLSGVIPSYIWTMMALENLDVSFNMLVGQIPAVISARRLRYIYLTGNILSGNIPNSVLKDGSSIDLSYNNFTWQDDDQPACQDSMNLNLNLFRSSIKENKLEEYVPCSKNFICPRYSSCLHVNCGGKDVNVKDDKGENLYVGDDVQGGTATYFYSSNDHWGFSSTGDFMDDFDGQNIRYTVSSPSSNMPELYKTARISPITLTYFHNCMENGNYTVNLHFAEIQFTNDKTFRSLGKRIFDIYVQGKLIRKNFDIENETNVAEKPLVLPIYNISITNNVLEIRFYWAGKGTTRIPDVGVYGLLVSAFSVVSNSRVCSNGEKKVSVSIIIAIVVGALCLVLFTSGFIWWKWKGFFRGKLRRAGTKDRDTQAGNFSLEQIRVATDDFSSANKIGEGGFGPVYKGQLLDGTFIAVKQLSSKSRQGNREFINEIGLISCVQHPNLVKLYGYCAEGEQLLLVYEYLENNSLARVLFGSENKQLKLDWPTRFRICIGIAKGLAFLHDESRFKIVHRDIKASNVLLDDKLNPKISDFGLAKLDEAEKTHISTRVAGTIGYMAPEYALWGYLTDKADVYSFGVVALEIVSGKSNNNYLPDDGSVCLLDRACQLNQTRNLMELIDERLGPDLNKMEVEKVVKIGLLCSNASPTLRPTMSEVVNMLEGHADIPDVIPEPSTYNDDLRFKALRNLHQYQSKQSLSGNQSQSSMTHTFTSASGGNTHTTSYIEDHSSVDSS; translated from the exons ATGGGGGTTGCCAATTTCTCTGTCTTCCTACTTATTATTTCTCTAAGTTTCTTCCAGTTGCTGAGAATTTCTGAATCAAAATTACCCAAAGAAGAAG TTGATGCTCTTAAAGAAATTGTGAGCACAATGGGTGCGACATATTGGAAGTTTGATGCTGATTCCTGCAATATTGAAATGGTTGGAGTAACACTAGAACCACCAGATGAATCAGAGAGAAGAATTGGTTGTGATTGCAGTTTTGAAGACGGCACTGTCTGTCATGTTGTGAACAT GACTCTCAAGCGCCTTAGTCTACCGGGCATACTCCCACCTCAACTGGCCAAGCTACCTTTTCTCCGATTTGT AGATTTTGCTTACAATTGCTTCACCGGCACAATTCCAGAGGAATGGGCTTCTCTGAACCTAACTTCAAT CTCTCTTCTTGTGAATCGGTTATCTGGGGAAATTCCGAAGCATCTAGGAAATATTACTTCTCTCACATACCT GATGCTCGAAGCAAACCAATTTTCTGGTGATGTTCCAACTGAGCTTGGGAAACTAATCAACTTGCAGACCTT GGTTCTGTCATCCAATCAATTGACTGGGAGCTTTCCACCTTCACTTGCAGGACTACAAAACTTGACCGACTT TAGAATAAGTAATAACAATTTTACTGGAACCATACCAAATTTTATACAGAATTGGCAACAACTCAAAAGACT AGAAATGCATGGAAGTGGACTAGAGGGACCCATTCCATCAAATATCTCTCTCTTGAATAACTTAGAACAGCT AAGAATCAGTGATATAGAAAGTCCTAGCCAGGACTTTCCTTTTCTGGGGAACATGGCAGGCTTGATTACTTT GGTTTTAAGGAATTGTAACTTATCTGGTGTGATACCTTCATATATCTGGACGATGATGGCTTTGGAGAATTT ggATGTCAGTTTTAACATGCTTGTTGGGCAAATTCCAGCAGTTATAAGTGCAAGGCGTCTAAGATATAT CTACCTAACAGGTAATATTCTTAGTGGCAATATACCAAATTCAGTCCTGAAGGACGGAAGTAGCAT TGATCTTTCATACAACAACTTTACTTGGCAAGATGATGACCAGCCTGCTTGTCAGGACAGCAT GAacttgaatctgaatttgttcAGAAGCTCGATTAAGGAGAATAAGTT AGAGGAGTATGTTCCTTGCTCCAAGAATTTCATCTGTCCACGGT ATTCAAGTTGTTTACATGTTAACTGTGGAGGGAAGGatgtaaatgtaaaagatgataaaggaGAAAACCTTTATGTGGGAGATGATGTTCAGGGTGGCACTGCAACTTATTTCTACAGTTCCAATGATCACTGGGGATTTAGTAGCACCGGAgactttatggatgatttcgaTGGCCAGAACATACGTTACACAGTATCATCTCCATCTTCAAATATGCCTGAATTATACAAAACAGCACGTATATCTCCAATTACACTTACTTATTTCCATAATTGCATGGAAAATGGGAACTATACTGTAAACCTCCATTTTGCTGAGATACAGTTTACAAATGATAAAACATTTAGAAGTCTTGGGAAGCGCATATTTGATATCTATGTTCAG GGAAAACTGATTCGCAAAAATTTTGATATAGAGAATGAGACAAATGTTGCTGAGAAACCACTGGTACTGCCTATATACAATATCAGCATTACAAATAATGTCTTGGAGATTCGGTTCTACTGGGCTGGAAAAGGAACTACTAGAATTCCGGATGTTGGAGTTTATGGTCTCCTTGTATCAGCTTTTTCTGTGGTTTCAA ATTCTAGAGTTTGCTCAAATGGAGAAAAGAAAGTTTCTGTTTCTATAATAATTGCAATTGTAGTTGGTGCTCTATGCTTAGTGCTGTTTACATCTGGATTCATTTGGTGGAAGTGGAAAGGCTTTTTCAGAGGGAAACTGCGAAGGGCAG GTACAAAAGATAGAGATACTCAGGCAGGCAATTTTAGCTTGGAGCAGATCAGAGTTGCTACTGATGACTTCTCTTCTGCTAATAAGATTGGGGAAGGTGGTTTTGGTCCTGTATACAAG GGTCAATTGCTAGATGGTACTTTTATAGCGGTCAAGCAACTGTCATCAAAATCACGGCAGGGAAATCGtgaatttataaatgaaataggCTTGATATCTTGTGTGCAACACCCTAACCTTGTAAAGCTTTATGGATATTGTGCTGAAGGAGAACAACTCTTGCTGGTATATGAGTACTTGGAAAATAACAGCCTTGCCCGAGTTTTATTTG GTAGTGAAAACAAGCAGCTTAAATTGGACTGGCCCACGAGGTTTAGGATTTGCATTGGCATAGCAAAAGGTTTAGCATTTCTACATGATGAGTCAAGATTCAAGATAGTTCACAGAGATATCAAGGCTTCTAATGTGTTACTCGATGACAAATTGAATCCAAAGATATCTGACTTTGGCTTGGCTAAGCTTGATGAAGCAGAGAAGACGCATATCAGCACCCGAGTTGCTGGGACTAT AGGATATATGGCACCAGAATATGCATTATGGGGCTACCTTACTGACAAGGCTGATGTTTACAGTTTTGGAGTTGTGGCATTAGAAATTGTTAGTGGGAAAAGCAATAACAATTATTTACCAGATGATGGAAGTGTTTGTCTTTTGGATCGG GCATGTCAGTTAAACCAAACTCGGAACTTGATGGAGCTGATTGATGAAAGGTTGGGGCCAGACCTTAATAAAATGGAAGTAGAAAAGGTGGTCAAAATAGGTCTCCTGTGCTCAAATGCTTCTCCAACACTTAGGCCTACAATGTCTGAAGTAGTGAATATGCTTGAAGGACATGCAGATATTCCTGATGTAATCCCAGAACCAAGTACCTACAATGATGATTTAAGGTTCAAAGCCTTAAGGAATCTCCATCAATATCAATCAAAACAGAGTTTGAGTGGAAACCAGAGCCAGAGTTCAATGACACATACATTCACCTCAGCATCTGGTGGTAATACTCACACTACTAGTTATATTGAGGATCATAGTTCAGTTGACAGTAGTTAG